The Vibrio tarriae genome includes a window with the following:
- the punR gene encoding DNA-binding transcriptional activator PunR, translating to MFSKSSLEMLDAVARLGSFTAAAEVLHKVPSAISYSVRQIESELGVVLFRRLPRKVELTPAGELFMLEARQLLRQMEEIRAQTKRAAHGWRKTLKVTLDNVVKLDKMKPMVEAFYQTFDFAELQINMEVFNGSWEAIAQGRADIVIGATAAVPVGGDFEVRDMGILDWAFVMSPNHPCVREQNLSEEFISQFLAICLDDTSSVLPKRHTEHYPKQRRLLLPNWYSAIESLKNGLGVGYMPRHMAQPLLASGQLVEKVLPDEKLLSHCCLVWRKDDNHKLIEWMVNYLGSSDQLYSDWLQAK from the coding sequence ATGTTTTCCAAATCCTCTTTGGAGATGTTGGATGCCGTAGCGCGTTTAGGCAGTTTTACTGCGGCAGCAGAGGTGCTGCACAAAGTGCCTTCGGCGATCAGCTACAGTGTGCGCCAAATAGAGAGTGAACTGGGTGTGGTGCTGTTTCGCCGTTTACCGCGTAAGGTCGAGCTAACCCCTGCTGGTGAGCTGTTTATGCTTGAGGCAAGGCAGTTACTGCGCCAGATGGAGGAGATCCGCGCGCAAACCAAACGCGCTGCGCATGGTTGGCGTAAAACCTTGAAAGTGACACTCGATAACGTAGTCAAGCTGGACAAGATGAAGCCGATGGTGGAAGCCTTCTACCAAACCTTTGATTTCGCGGAGCTACAGATCAACATGGAAGTGTTCAACGGCTCGTGGGAAGCGATTGCACAAGGCCGCGCCGATATCGTGATTGGCGCAACGGCAGCAGTACCAGTGGGCGGCGATTTTGAAGTGCGCGATATGGGCATTCTTGACTGGGCATTTGTGATGTCACCCAATCATCCCTGCGTGCGCGAGCAGAATTTGAGTGAAGAGTTTATCAGCCAGTTTTTAGCCATCTGTTTGGACGATACCTCAAGCGTATTGCCCAAACGCCATACCGAACACTACCCTAAACAGCGTCGTTTGCTACTGCCAAACTGGTACAGCGCGATTGAAAGTTTAAAAAATGGACTCGGGGTCGGCTATATGCCAAGGCATATGGCGCAGCCGCTACTGGCCAGCGGTCAGTTGGTGGAGAAGGTTCTGCCCGATGAAAAACTGCTTAGCCACTGCTGCCTAGTGTGGCGCAAAGACGATAATCATAAATTGATTGAGTGGATGGTGAATTATCTGGGCAGTAGCGATCAACTTTACAGTGATTGGCTACAAGCTAAATAA